The following coding sequences are from one Paenibacillus stellifer window:
- a CDS encoding metal-sensitive transcriptional regulator yields MEYNYPNEIKTRLRRIEGQIRGVLRLMDEGKSCKEVVSQLSAIRNASDRALAQIVAENLQQCILEEQANGNPDPGKMVKEAVELLVKSR; encoded by the coding sequence ATGGAATACAATTATCCCAATGAAATTAAAACCCGTTTGCGCAGAATCGAAGGACAGATTCGCGGCGTGCTGCGGTTAATGGATGAAGGTAAGTCCTGCAAAGAGGTCGTTTCACAGTTGTCTGCCATTCGCAACGCCTCCGATAGAGCGCTTGCTCAAATTGTGGCGGAGAATCTGCAGCAATGTATTTTGGAAGAACAAGCCAACGGTAATCCAGATCCGGGAAAAATGGTCAAAGAAGCTGTGGAATTGCTTGTTAAAAGCAGATGA
- a CDS encoding rhodanese-like domain-containing protein gives MAYKEMAPSELASRLNQGESLSVLDVREVEEWEEGHVAGAKHIPLGELNLRLNELDPARETIVICRSGNRSGMACELLNDKGFKVINMTGGLLAWTDKLVRE, from the coding sequence ATGGCTTATAAAGAAATGGCCCCTAGTGAACTAGCGAGCCGTCTTAACCAAGGTGAGTCGTTATCGGTACTCGATGTTCGTGAAGTCGAAGAATGGGAGGAAGGCCACGTTGCAGGCGCTAAGCATATTCCGCTCGGTGAACTGAATTTGAGACTGAACGAGCTTGACCCTGCACGTGAAACCATCGTGATCTGCCGCAGCGGGAATCGCAGCGGAATGGCTTGTGAGCTTCTAAACGATAAGGGATTTAAGGTTATCAATATGACCGGCGGTCTCCTTGCCTGGACTGACAAACTGGTTCGCGAATAA
- a CDS encoding rhodanese-like domain-containing protein, with product MAFQIPKAVTPQEVAEQIQKGKSLNVLDVRELAEWVEGHVEGAKHIPLGQLIERHKELDRGQEFIIMCRSGNRSGLACELLYEKGYKVVNMTGGLTVWNSVLVRD from the coding sequence ATGGCATTTCAAATACCTAAAGCCGTCACACCACAAGAAGTAGCTGAACAAATACAAAAAGGAAAGTCGCTGAATGTATTGGATGTTCGCGAATTGGCGGAGTGGGTAGAGGGGCATGTTGAAGGTGCCAAACATATTCCGCTGGGCCAATTAATTGAACGGCACAAGGAATTAGATCGTGGCCAGGAGTTCATTATCATGTGCCGAAGCGGAAATCGCAGCGGTTTGGCTTGCGAGCTGCTGTATGAAAAGGGATATAAAGTAGTTAACATGACGGGTGGGTTAACCGTATGGAACAGCGTACTTGTCCGGGATTGA
- a CDS encoding rhodanese-like domain-containing protein — MIIFYIASLLVLWWILIQLLPVPFLTCVNRKEWSLLEDRWSKAKLLDVRDTNEYREGHIPGSINISVGRLPVVWKKDLSAEDEVIIFSHNWLQRKKAARILARRGFTRLYAVKDCFLPLNRERECYEYDCR; from the coding sequence ATGATTATTTTCTATATAGCCAGTCTATTGGTGTTGTGGTGGATATTGATTCAGCTTTTGCCAGTTCCGTTCCTTACCTGTGTGAATCGCAAGGAATGGTCTCTATTGGAAGATCGGTGGTCCAAAGCGAAATTACTCGACGTTAGGGATACGAACGAGTACAGAGAGGGGCATATTCCCGGATCCATCAATATTTCTGTTGGCCGGCTGCCCGTTGTATGGAAAAAAGACCTTTCGGCAGAGGATGAAGTGATTATATTCTCGCACAACTGGCTGCAAAGAAAAAAAGCGGCGAGGATTCTGGCGAGAAGGGGATTTACCAGACTATACGCCGTTAAGGATTGTTTTCTTCCTCTGAATCGAGAGAGAGAATGTTATGAATATGATTGCAGGTAG
- a CDS encoding rhodanese-like domain-containing protein — MNNFFYIILALVVLWILYKQYAPVKGLRALTPEQFQSEAKGNKVIDVREIHEYKRGHIKGAVNIPLSQLQQHIDEIPKDCKVLVYCQSGIRSKQAAKILVRKGFSSVAELRGGMMSWKGPTQK; from the coding sequence ATGAATAACTTTTTCTATATTATACTAGCGTTAGTTGTACTCTGGATTTTATACAAACAGTACGCGCCAGTGAAAGGTCTGCGTGCTCTTACACCGGAACAGTTTCAAAGCGAAGCCAAGGGAAACAAGGTGATCGACGTTCGGGAAATACATGAATATAAGCGGGGCCACATCAAAGGAGCCGTAAATATTCCCCTCAGCCAGCTTCAGCAGCATATAGACGAAATCCCAAAAGATTGTAAGGTTTTAGTGTATTGTCAGAGTGGGATTCGAAGCAAACAAGCCGCAAAGATACTTGTACGAAAAGGATTTTCCAGTGTAGCGGAACTACGTGGCGGGATGATGTCTTGGAAGGGTCCGACTCAAAAATAG
- a CDS encoding response regulator transcription factor — MKGKTVLVIEDDAKIRKLIRLYLENEGYEVFEAKDGREGKEVFEKLDPCFVITDLILPHVSGEEICQWIRSDQNSDVPLMILTAKVEESERIWGLQMGADDYVTKPFSPKEVVVRVETILRRTANRCSKISYRGLTLKPLRGEAKYDGKIVPLTNHEFQLLYFFLRHPNQVLNRNQILQELYPYEEKQVIDRTIDVHVSKLREKLNGAGASSDMIDTIRGMGYRFNGYE; from the coding sequence GTGAAAGGTAAAACTGTGCTGGTTATAGAGGATGATGCTAAGATTCGAAAGTTGATCAGGCTTTATCTAGAAAATGAGGGTTACGAGGTATTTGAAGCAAAAGATGGAAGGGAGGGCAAGGAGGTATTTGAGAAACTGGATCCTTGCTTTGTAATTACTGATTTGATACTTCCTCACGTGAGTGGCGAGGAGATTTGTCAATGGATCCGATCCGATCAAAACAGTGATGTGCCGTTAATGATCCTAACTGCGAAGGTAGAAGAATCAGAACGGATTTGGGGATTACAAATGGGCGCGGACGATTATGTTACAAAACCCTTTAGCCCCAAAGAGGTCGTTGTCCGGGTTGAGACCATATTGAGAAGAACCGCAAACCGATGCAGCAAAATCAGTTATAGGGGGCTTACCTTGAAGCCGCTTCGGGGAGAAGCCAAATATGACGGAAAGATTGTTCCACTTACGAATCACGAGTTTCAATTATTGTATTTTTTCTTGCGCCATCCCAATCAAGTCTTGAACCGAAATCAAATTCTGCAAGAATTATATCCCTATGAGGAAAAACAGGTTATTGACCGGACAATAGACGTTCATGTCAGCAAGTTGCGCGAGAAACTTAATGGCGCAGGGGCATCGTCAGATATGATTGATACCATTCGTGGAATGGGGTATCGGTTCAATGGATATGAATAA
- a CDS encoding sensor histidine kinase — MEWGIGSMDMNKLFFWKRHLSWKLMFVNGIVVLIVIWLAGFSLKDFACVTVGQFETVGLETTRSFNQVMQFYLWRASFLAIVVGGLVHFFFVRKLLTPLNILTHSIQSVMKGEQTEPITQQGEDELGRLIHHFNHMSAVLHREEQHRKRWMSNISHELRTPISNLNGYLEALTEGVIVGDPVLYRSLYEESQHLSRLVDQLHSLSVWEAKQLTEQEKMNIQIEKLCNQVVQSFCLDASKKGIHFHNDIEPYEIRINPQGIKQVITNLVANAVLYDIGKEIWIQGSVANGIYKFSIANYGRPISEEAQPFLFERFVKGDPFRPRKGDITGTGLGLAIVKEIVEQHNGEVGLQSDNSKYTFWFTLPIS; from the coding sequence GTGGAATGGGGTATCGGTTCAATGGATATGAATAAATTATTCTTCTGGAAACGTCATCTGTCATGGAAACTAATGTTTGTGAACGGAATTGTCGTACTAATCGTGATCTGGCTTGCTGGTTTCTCCCTCAAAGACTTCGCGTGTGTCACTGTAGGACAATTCGAGACCGTTGGTTTAGAAACAACTCGAAGCTTTAATCAGGTCATGCAATTTTACTTATGGAGAGCGAGCTTCTTAGCCATCGTAGTTGGAGGCCTTGTTCACTTTTTCTTCGTGCGAAAACTGTTAACTCCTCTGAATATACTAACCCATTCGATACAGTCAGTAATGAAGGGAGAGCAGACTGAACCGATTACCCAGCAGGGCGAAGACGAATTAGGAAGGCTTATTCATCATTTTAATCATATGTCAGCGGTGCTGCATCGCGAAGAGCAGCATCGCAAACGGTGGATGAGTAACATTTCGCATGAGCTTCGGACACCTATAAGCAATTTAAATGGATATTTGGAAGCTCTTACAGAGGGGGTGATTGTGGGTGATCCGGTATTATACCGTTCACTATATGAAGAATCGCAGCATTTGTCTCGACTAGTGGATCAACTCCATTCCCTTTCTGTTTGGGAAGCGAAACAATTGACGGAACAGGAGAAGATGAATATCCAAATTGAAAAACTATGTAACCAGGTAGTCCAAAGTTTTTGTTTGGACGCTTCTAAGAAAGGTATTCACTTTCACAACGATATTGAACCCTACGAAATAAGAATAAACCCGCAAGGGATCAAACAAGTTATCACTAATTTGGTAGCTAACGCAGTCCTTTATGACATAGGGAAGGAAATATGGATACAAGGATCGGTTGCAAACGGAATTTACAAATTTTCAATTGCAAATTATGGGAGACCTATTTCGGAAGAGGCACAACCATTCCTTTTTGAACGTTTTGTGAAAGGCGATCCTTTTAGACCGCGTAAGGGTGATATCACAGGAACCGGGCTCGGTCTCGCAATTGTTAAGGAAATTGTTGAGCAGCACAATGGGGAAGTTGGCCTACAAAGTGACAATAGCAAATATACCTTCTGGTTTACTTTGCCGATATCCTAA
- a CDS encoding bifunctional metallophosphatase/5'-nucleotidase yields MTQLTIIQQNDTHGYIESHEEFFWKGDAPEYRQAGGFARIARIVKEIRKNNSNVLFVDSGDFLHGTGPSVLTRGSTIVPLLNALEIDAAVPGNWDFAYGSERLLQLQQRLAFPMIAFNLKHKDNNSYVFKPYIIKETDSLRLGIIGLTYPYVHETMPPSFSGHLSFSLGTEDLPAVIQKLKKEERVDLIIVVSHLGLPLDVKLASQVPGIDIILSGHSHDRLSQPIIHKGCIIIQSGASGSFLGKLVVSIEQGKLTDYKHELIPIYADRYEEDAEMKFMIDESLFPFRDQLSEAVGTIRTPLHRMTLQEAPMDRLITDAYLAHMDADVSFSHGWRYGAPVLPGIVTMNDLYNMIPTNPELFILEMDGASLFSALERNLEQVFAADPYQQKGGYILRSSNLMMAYKPYNPQGHRIQHMEIKGKLVQGDRIYRIAGAGEQLFMKHSVSRKMQNVHAHDVLKEYFARKGEITINDSPFIISI; encoded by the coding sequence ATGACTCAACTAACCATTATTCAGCAAAACGATACGCATGGGTATATAGAATCCCATGAGGAGTTTTTTTGGAAAGGAGATGCTCCTGAATATCGTCAAGCCGGGGGTTTTGCTCGGATTGCCCGAATTGTAAAAGAAATCAGAAAAAACAATTCAAATGTATTATTCGTTGATAGTGGAGATTTTCTTCATGGAACGGGCCCTTCTGTACTTACGCGAGGCAGCACCATTGTGCCTCTACTCAACGCATTGGAGATTGATGCAGCAGTACCTGGAAATTGGGATTTTGCATATGGTTCCGAACGGCTCCTGCAACTTCAGCAACGATTGGCCTTTCCAATGATTGCTTTCAATCTGAAACACAAAGATAATAATAGTTATGTGTTTAAGCCTTATATCATAAAGGAAACGGATTCCTTGCGACTTGGTATTATCGGGCTAACATACCCATACGTGCATGAAACAATGCCCCCCTCCTTTTCTGGTCATTTATCATTTTCTTTAGGAACAGAGGACTTGCCTGCAGTGATTCAGAAACTAAAAAAAGAAGAACGAGTGGATCTGATTATTGTCGTTAGCCATTTGGGCTTGCCCTTGGATGTGAAGTTAGCCTCTCAGGTTCCTGGCATAGATATTATATTAAGCGGTCATAGTCATGATCGGCTTAGCCAGCCTATCATCCATAAAGGCTGCATCATTATTCAGTCGGGGGCAAGCGGTTCATTTCTTGGAAAGCTTGTAGTAAGCATTGAACAAGGAAAACTAACGGACTATAAGCATGAACTTATTCCTATTTATGCGGATCGTTACGAAGAAGACGCTGAAATGAAGTTCATGATCGATGAATCATTATTTCCATTTCGAGACCAGTTATCAGAAGCGGTTGGAACAATCCGTACTCCGCTGCATAGAATGACGCTTCAGGAAGCACCTATGGACCGCCTTATCACCGACGCGTATTTAGCCCACATGGACGCCGACGTATCCTTCTCCCACGGATGGAGATATGGGGCGCCTGTATTACCAGGGATCGTAACAATGAATGATTTATACAATATGATTCCCACGAATCCTGAACTCTTTATTCTGGAGATGGATGGTGCATCCCTTTTTTCAGCATTGGAACGAAATTTGGAGCAAGTATTCGCTGCCGATCCCTACCAACAGAAAGGTGGTTATATTTTACGCTCCTCGAACCTCATGATGGCCTATAAACCATACAATCCACAGGGACATCGGATACAACATATGGAGATAAAAGGAAAATTAGTTCAAGGAGATCGAATATACCGCATTGCCGGTGCAGGTGAACAATTATTTATGAAACATTCTGTCAGTCGTAAAATGCAAAATGTTCATGCTCATGATGTCCTGAAAGAATACTTTGCCCGCAAAGGAGAGATTACAATTAATGATAGCCCCTTTATTATCTCTATATAA
- a CDS encoding TlpA disulfide reductase family protein: protein MAIEAIQFQNSLRQIISVFRIRTKQFYEDFQKDTVILGVNLTSTEEKIEDIRPFIEEFGLTFTIVLDEEGDTMMDYGVIAYPTTYFINEQGVIREIFRGAINYEIMQNTIGAL, encoded by the coding sequence GTGGCTATCGAAGCTATTCAATTTCAAAATTCACTACGGCAGATAATAAGTGTTTTTAGAATTAGAACCAAACAGTTTTACGAAGACTTCCAGAAAGATACGGTCATTTTAGGGGTTAATTTGACATCAACCGAAGAGAAGATCGAAGATATTAGGCCATTTATCGAAGAGTTCGGATTAACCTTCACTATTGTATTGGACGAAGAAGGAGACACAATGATGGACTATGGTGTTATAGCCTATCCCACTACCTATTTCATCAATGAACAAGGGGTTATTCGTGAGATATTCCGTGGAGCAATTAACTACGAGATCATGCAAAATACCATTGGGGCTCTTTAG
- a CDS encoding 5'-nucleotidase C-terminal domain-containing protein, with protein MYPRNGGDSLLSALERNLEQVFAADPYKQKGGYILRSSNLMMAYKPYNPSGHRIQHAEIRGKSIQEDQIYRIAGDG; from the coding sequence ATTTATCCTAGAAATGGAGGGGATTCCCTTCTATCGGCCTTGGAACGCAACTTAGAGCAAGTATTCGCTGCCGATCCCTATAAACAAAAAGGAGGTTATATTTTACGCTCCTCGAACCTTATGATGGCTTATAAACCTTACAATCCATCAGGTCACCGTATTCAGCATGCGGAAATCAGAGGAAAATCCATTCAAGAAGATCAAATTTACCGCATTGCCGGGGATGGCTAA
- a CDS encoding bifunctional metallophosphatase/5'-nucleotidase, producing MAVPGNWEFAYRYELITKLQERFTFPITSLNLKDTRNHQYVFNPYIIKEIDSLRLGIIGSIYPYVQETMPSSFSQNRSFSLGTEELSTVIQKLKDEERADLIVVVSHMGLPLDVKLASQIHGIDILLSGHSHDRISRLIIQNACIIMQSGASSSFLGKLDLTVKQGEVTNFSHELIPLYSEIYEEDAEIKSMIDELLLPYRDQLTVPNGTIRTLLHSMTLQEARIDRLITDAYLAYTDADFSFSHDGGTELLYYPE from the coding sequence ATGGCCGTACCTGGAAACTGGGAATTTGCTTATAGGTATGAATTAATCACGAAACTCCAAGAACGGTTCACATTTCCGATTACTTCTCTTAATCTGAAAGATACAAGAAATCATCAGTATGTATTCAATCCTTACATCATCAAAGAGATTGATTCCTTGCGCCTTGGTATTATCGGCTCAATCTATCCCTACGTACAGGAAACCATGCCGTCTTCCTTCTCCCAAAACCGTTCGTTCTCTTTAGGAACAGAGGAATTGTCGACAGTGATTCAGAAACTGAAAGATGAAGAGCGAGCAGATCTTATTGTCGTCGTCAGTCATATGGGTTTACCTCTGGATGTGAAGCTGGCATCTCAAATTCACGGTATCGATATTCTACTTAGCGGTCATAGTCATGATCGAATTAGCCGTCTGATCATCCAGAACGCCTGTATCATTATGCAATCCGGGGCGAGCTCTTCATTCCTTGGAAAGCTTGACTTAACCGTTAAACAAGGGGAAGTTACAAATTTCTCACACGAGCTTATCCCTCTTTATTCGGAAATTTACGAAGAAGATGCTGAAATTAAAAGCATGATTGATGAATTATTACTTCCCTATCGAGACCAGTTAACGGTACCGAATGGAACGATCCGGACTCTACTTCACAGTATGACACTTCAGGAAGCACGGATCGACCGCCTTATCACCGACGCCTATTTAGCCTATACGGACGCCGATTTTTCCTTCTCCCATGATGGAGGTACGGAGCTCCTGTATTACCCGGAGTAG
- a CDS encoding FAD-dependent oxidoreductase, producing the protein MKKKVLIVGGVAGGASAAARLRRLDENAEIIMFERDAHISFANCGLPYYVGETIQDRSKLMVQTPESMKARFNLDVRIHSEVTGIDTNEKTVTVYSKEKGIYKESYDYLILSPGAKPLKPPIPGIESNLIYTLRTIPDTDRIKAHVDREGIQSAIVIGGGYIGVEMAENLRHRGLEVTLVEAAPHILAPFDSDMVTFAEKELEDNGVRLLLGDGVQSFEEKDGKISVTLQSGRKVCANLVILAIGVAPDTGFLKDSGIKFGARGHILVNESMQTNCDGVYAVGDAVEISDFVSGQQAAVPLAGPANKQGRIAADHICGLPSVYKGSQGTAIIKIFGLTGASTGSNERMLTKLNTPYRTVYVHPSSHATYYPGAKPIALKLLFNDKGTILGAQAFGEEGVDKRIDVIATVLRLKGTVNDLAELELTYAPPFSSAKDPVNMAGYLAQNVLAGRTEVATLNEVENINPEDQILLDVRTKAEYDQGHIEGALHIPVDELRARSNELDPNKEIFAYCAVGMRGYIASRILNQKGFQVKNVTGGYRSYSMSKFTPADHQEIL; encoded by the coding sequence ATGAAAAAGAAAGTGCTCATTGTTGGCGGAGTAGCAGGCGGAGCGTCGGCCGCTGCTCGACTTAGACGATTGGACGAAAATGCGGAAATCATCATGTTTGAGCGGGATGCACACATTTCTTTCGCCAATTGCGGCCTTCCGTATTATGTGGGTGAAACGATACAAGATCGCTCGAAGCTGATGGTACAAACTCCCGAGAGCATGAAAGCCCGGTTTAATCTCGATGTTCGCATTCATAGTGAGGTCACCGGAATCGATACGAATGAAAAGACGGTTACTGTTTACAGCAAAGAAAAGGGCATTTACAAAGAGAGCTATGATTATTTAATCCTGTCTCCCGGTGCAAAACCGCTCAAGCCGCCGATTCCAGGGATTGAAAGCAACTTGATATATACGCTTAGAACTATTCCGGATACGGATCGAATTAAAGCTCATGTCGATCGGGAAGGGATCCAAAGTGCGATTGTCATCGGTGGTGGTTATATCGGTGTCGAAATGGCCGAAAATCTTAGACACCGGGGTCTGGAAGTGACTTTAGTTGAAGCAGCACCGCATATCTTGGCGCCATTCGATTCTGACATGGTGACGTTCGCTGAGAAGGAGCTTGAGGACAACGGAGTGCGATTGCTGCTTGGAGACGGGGTTCAATCTTTCGAAGAGAAGGACGGGAAAATTTCCGTTACCTTGCAGAGTGGAAGAAAAGTCTGTGCAAACTTGGTGATTCTAGCCATTGGTGTTGCTCCAGATACCGGTTTCTTGAAGGATTCAGGCATTAAATTTGGAGCTAGAGGCCATATCCTGGTAAACGAATCGATGCAAACCAACTGCGACGGCGTATACGCTGTAGGGGATGCGGTTGAAATCTCGGACTTTGTATCCGGACAACAAGCGGCAGTCCCTTTAGCAGGACCGGCAAACAAACAGGGACGAATAGCAGCCGATCACATTTGCGGACTGCCATCAGTTTACAAGGGGTCTCAAGGCACCGCTATTATCAAGATCTTCGGTTTGACCGGTGCAAGTACGGGAAGTAACGAGCGGATGCTCACAAAATTGAATACACCTTATCGAACGGTCTATGTTCATCCAAGTTCCCATGCCACGTATTATCCTGGAGCGAAGCCAATTGCCCTGAAACTGCTATTTAATGATAAAGGCACTATCCTTGGCGCGCAAGCATTCGGGGAGGAAGGTGTAGATAAACGGATTGATGTGATCGCTACCGTCCTTCGATTGAAGGGAACTGTGAACGATCTTGCCGAGTTAGAACTGACGTATGCGCCTCCGTTCTCTTCTGCGAAGGATCCGGTTAATATGGCAGGATACCTGGCACAAAATGTATTAGCTGGACGGACTGAGGTGGCGACGTTAAATGAGGTAGAGAACATCAATCCGGAAGACCAAATCCTGCTGGATGTAAGAACAAAGGCAGAATATGATCAAGGACATATTGAAGGAGCACTGCATATCCCGGTCGATGAATTGCGGGCAAGAAGCAACGAACTTGATCCAAATAAAGAGATCTTTGCTTACTGCGCCGTTGGGATGAGAGGATACATCGCTTCACGAATCCTGAACCAAAAGGGCTTCCAAGTGAAGAACGTGACAGGCGGTTATCGCAGCTATTCCATGTCGAAATTCACACCAGCTGATCATCAAGAAATTTTATAG
- a CDS encoding cytochrome c biogenesis CcdA family protein encodes MDLLTMFIALAAGALSFLSPCVFPLIPAYISHITGSSIQNNKMEVNRKLLLVRSISFIIGFSVVFIAMGASASMVGRIFAEQRELIQKVSGLLIILFGMQMIGWLQLRWFMSNKSWDTGKIRSNGGMVRSFLTGLAFGSGWTPCVGLALSSILLMAGSSETLGIGIWMLAIYSLGLGIPFLIISWVLTYSTGIMKKMNKYVPVLSKINGLIFLGLGLLLFTGQLQKISAWLAKYTLFDITL; translated from the coding sequence GTGGATCTGTTGACGATGTTTATCGCTCTCGCAGCAGGAGCCTTATCCTTTCTCTCGCCCTGCGTGTTTCCACTCATTCCAGCTTATATCTCCCATATCACCGGGTCATCTATTCAGAATAACAAAATGGAGGTTAACCGAAAGCTTTTGTTGGTTCGCTCCATCAGTTTCATCATCGGTTTCAGTGTTGTCTTTATCGCGATGGGAGCGTCGGCGAGTATGGTTGGTCGGATTTTTGCGGAACAGAGGGAACTGATACAAAAGGTGAGCGGGCTTCTAATCATCTTGTTCGGGATGCAGATGATCGGATGGCTGCAGCTTCGTTGGTTTATGTCGAATAAGTCCTGGGATACAGGAAAGATTCGATCGAATGGCGGCATGGTGCGATCCTTCCTAACGGGACTAGCCTTTGGTTCCGGCTGGACCCCCTGCGTTGGACTCGCTTTGTCTTCCATACTTCTGATGGCCGGTTCGTCGGAAACGCTCGGAATAGGGATATGGATGCTGGCTATTTATTCTTTAGGACTTGGCATCCCGTTCCTTATTATCTCATGGGTGCTGACTTATTCAACCGGCATTATGAAGAAAATGAATAAGTATGTTCCTGTGCTTTCCAAAATCAACGGCTTAATATTCCTGGGGCTTGGCTTGCTGCTATTTACGGGTCAACTTCAGAAGATCAGCGCATGGCTCGCCAAATACACACTATTCGATATTACACTATAA
- a CDS encoding TlpA family protein disulfide reductase, translating to MKKNWLALLVLIGLVGYGVYDYVTGTTKESKKEQTSASNENQPIGIEKGQRAPNFTLNDLNGNPIQLADYRGKKVLINFWATWCPPCRAEMPHMQQFYEDYQKDTVILGVNLTATEDSPKDVKPFIEEFGLTFPIVMDEEGTLMTDYMVIAYPTTYVLDEQGVIREVFRGAINYEIMQKTVDAF from the coding sequence ATGAAGAAAAACTGGTTGGCACTCCTTGTTCTAATTGGACTTGTTGGTTATGGGGTTTATGACTACGTAACCGGGACTACGAAAGAATCAAAAAAGGAGCAAACGTCGGCTTCGAACGAAAATCAACCTATTGGAATTGAAAAAGGACAACGGGCACCGAATTTTACATTAAACGACTTAAACGGGAATCCGATTCAATTGGCAGATTACCGCGGGAAAAAGGTCCTGATTAACTTCTGGGCTACATGGTGTCCGCCGTGCCGTGCAGAGATGCCGCATATGCAACAGTTTTATGAAGACTACCAGAAAGACACCGTCATTTTAGGAGTTAATTTGACAGCCACCGAAGATAGCCCCAAAGACGTTAAACCGTTTATCGAAGAGTTTGGATTAACCTTCCCCATCGTTATGGATGAAGAAGGGACTCTTATGACAGACTATATGGTGATAGCCTATCCCACCACCTATGTCCTCGATGAACAAGGCGTTATTCGTGAAGTATTCCGTGGAGCTATCAATTACGAGATCATGCAAAAGACGGTTGATGCTTTTTAG
- a CDS encoding thioredoxin domain-containing protein → MRQSDRNLLLYTVTACPMGRSMKTVVQEVVNQMERMEYKLVYADVQEEITNQYGVTHNPTLVFLDEQERECYRVEGFKETQKIIDFIQRID, encoded by the coding sequence ATGAGACAGTCTGATCGTAATTTACTCCTGTACACTGTGACGGCTTGCCCAATGGGGAGATCTATGAAGACGGTGGTTCAAGAGGTCGTAAACCAGATGGAGAGGATGGAATATAAGCTGGTGTATGCTGATGTCCAGGAAGAAATCACGAATCAATATGGTGTCACTCATAATCCGACTCTTGTTTTCTTGGATGAACAGGAGAGGGAGTGTTATCGGGTGGAAGGCTTTAAAGAGACGCAAAAAATCATCGATTTCATTCAACGTATTGATTAG
- a CDS encoding GerMN domain-containing protein has translation MFKGNKPVPVEMTYTNKTAVVAPRITAIRQLLAAKKEGLENPFPPKSELLEIDFADHKATIKIQVHSSGSSMAVEKMQLAVLYTLVHFGIQKVNLQFIRTL, from the coding sequence CTGTTTAAAGGAAACAAACCTGTTCCGGTCGAAATGACATATACCAATAAGACGGCAGTGGTTGCACCAAGAATTACAGCGATACGTCAATTGCTGGCCGCAAAGAAGGAGGGACTAGAGAATCCTTTTCCTCCAAAATCAGAGTTACTGGAAATTGACTTCGCAGATCACAAGGCAACTATAAAAATTCAAGTGCACAGCTCTGGTTCATCGATGGCAGTCGAGAAAATGCAACTAGCGGTGTTATACACTTTAGTACACTTCGGAATCCAGAAAGTAAATCTTCAGTTTATCCGCACACTATGA
- the trxA gene encoding thioredoxin — protein sequence MATMKVTDGTMEQVIQNNNLVLVDFWAPWCGPCRMIAPILENLAEKVGDQAIIAKLNVDENPVGATKYRIQGIPTLKLFHNGTEVETFVGVQPLERFTAAITKYAGH from the coding sequence ATGGCAACAATGAAAGTGACTGACGGTACAATGGAACAGGTTATTCAGAATAACAATCTGGTTCTAGTTGATTTTTGGGCACCTTGGTGTGGACCGTGCCGAATGATTGCACCCATATTGGAGAATTTAGCCGAAAAGGTTGGAGATCAAGCCATTATTGCGAAGCTGAACGTGGATGAGAATCCGGTTGGAGCAACGAAGTATAGAATCCAGGGGATCCCGACCTTAAAGCTGTTTCATAACGGAACCGAAGTTGAAACCTTCGTCGGGGTACAACCGCTAGAACGGTTTACGGCAGCTATTACGAAATATGCAGGGCACTAA